cctaaatccagcgttttccattccttttccatgcttttccatccaaggctggaaaatgcttggaaaaaaagtccacgtttcatggacatttctagaacaaaaccctggaaaaccctggaaactgtttcaaattccagggattaccatggaattccatgttataccatggatttccagcctaagttccatgattaccctggacaatgtacacccgggcggcagcccgcccgcattcgccaatctaataaccagttttttccttcggaaaacctggttaataatcaaaatatcaggtgaacaacaatggaattttttaatacaataccaggtcttagaattgcccagcccaacataattatttgtcaatgtgtgtaactgaagtctttgtttatctgtgttgacactttgataaagccttgtcaggtgtgtgaatgcttgattgtaatacccattaatagcacgcttccaaccagattaaatttcctttctttaattaaggttttcttatcaattaaaccataatattttattaaattaattatcccatctaacatgaataaataagtaattgtcgttatgtaaaattctaaaaattaaatgaaactaattaatcaacttcaatatttgacaaagttctcaaataataaaatagcagttaacctaataatattattaaaaaaatatttaaatccaatgcacaaatattataaatacaaaatacttaatttgtttcaattttatatgttgtaacacagtttatagaaaaaaaagcattggttggattgcatttgacaaaaaacactttttcatctttcatttacacaGGGATGTATAATAGAGGGATCCGAAACTCGATTTTATGCCGAATATGCTGTCATGCagttttcgcgcatgcgcactcgTCTAAAGCTGAAAACGAAATGGTGGATCAGACGACTTTTGTTAGGttaaaaaatcatcataatcatcgttaTTAAACCATCATCGAGACTAAATACGCATGGAACAATGACAGGTATGTTTTCAAAATCAGTTAcgcatgtatatttatgttagaTTATGATGATAAAGTCATAAAATCAGGTTGCAAATAATAGCCTTCGGTAGAGGAtagatttcaaaatggcggaaatgtatgttaaacaagCCGACATGTACCAATTTATTTGAATCATCAGGTTTATATTAGATTATACTGATTATTAAACTATATATAAACCGATAGACAATGTATCGAATTGAGTAGTGGACATATTTTAAAGGCATATACGATATTAATTATGTTAGTTTTCTGGATTTGAATTTGGGGGAAAATGGCGGAAATGCATGCTAAACAAGCCGACATGTACCAATTTATTTGAATCATCAGGTTTATATCATATTATACTGATTATTAAACCTTATATAAACCGATAGACAATGTATCGAATTGAGTCGTGGACATATTTTAAAGGCATATGCGATATTAATTATGATAGTTTTTTGGATTTGAATTTGGGGGGAAAATGGCGGAAATGCATGTTAAACAAGCCGACATGTACCAATTTATTTGAATCATCAGTTTTATATCAGATTATACTGATTATTAAACCTTATATAAACCGATAGACAATGTATCGAATTGAGTCGTGGacatatttgaaaagcatatacgATATTTAttctgttatttgtttttattggaaTTTGGGGGAAAATGGCAGAATTGTAGGTGAAACAAGGAGTTAATGGCATATTTTCTTGAAgcatcaaatgtatttaaacatcttaaaaatataaatggaagctGCAAATTTACTAAACTCATGTTActgaattgtttttaaaaaaaaatgtgtgtttctaCGTTCAATTTTAATGCTATTTAAGTTGGAATGGCAGATTTTTTTCCAATTgcacattttacaataaaataaaaacatatttacatctATTTAAACTCCATTTACTACTGGTTTATTCTTTTCGAGTTACATTTATGGATAGTTTGTAAACACTTTCATAAGGTAGATGATGTTTTGGAATATTTTAAACCCGAACCGTACCGTCTGCAATAGGTATATGTGAACCCTTTAGTATCGAAATTTATGAGACTTATTGgcaatcaatttattttatatcTTGACAGTTCATGCGTATCAATGTATACCAATGATCATGTGATCAATGtaaaaataaagtgtttaatatataaaaaaaaatttatgtTAGTTGTTCCTGTACGGATATTGCTCACATGCCAGGAATGTCACATTTTAATGTGCTTACTGATAAATAGCCGTTGCATACTTGCCAATTTTATTTACGTTGTAATTTCTGCTCTGATAAAATTTATGTTACCATACATTTCAGGTTGATGTTCACCTAACCATGCAAGTATAACTTTGCAAAGACATCTTCATTATTGACTACTGGAAGAATATTCAAAATGCCAGCACGAAGGAAGATCAGAGTCGGCCAAAGAAAGAAATACGCATCTGTTCAGAAGAAGTCCAAAGTGTTTAAGATTGAAGGTATGTCTAACATTTtcttatttctgtatttattatatatcaaGGGTTTAGTGCAAGACTTTAGTAAATCTTTCTCTTTTTGGAAGTTGATATATCATATCAACTTCTTATGTCAGCACTTAACATTACTGCATAAACCCAACAACAATAATATCATTCCATACACCAGCAATATAGTTATGGCATTCAAGTAAATCGCTATAAAAacgcatattaaaataaaattgaacaacATGTTCGATCTACAGGGTTTCGGCGTGGGACCCACCCCCCTCTCCCCTTTAACATCCACCACCCCCACCACTTAATACTTCAGgatgtttttattgtttcatttaaaagagactttTTGTGTCTGGTTTAAGTGACTGCCCACTTATAAACGTCCCTTTTAGATAATGCAACATCTTGGGCAATAATTAGAAACAGTATGGTCACCAATTTTCACATTGATTGATTCTGATACTGTTTTAAGTATAACtttattgtgtatgttttgtttttttgcagaCATTGTCGCAGCAGAATCTGATGCATTCTTTGCAAAGCCACTGGGCTTCTTTTTGTCCGATGCGGAGGACATTAATAGCTTAACTGATGTCATTCCTGTTGAAGATATTGATAGTGATGGGTTTTCTGCAAATGAATTCATAGTTTGTTTGGATAAACCATACAAATACTCACCGGATGTTGTTTTGGAGGACTTTATATTGAGCAAACTGAGAGAAAGCTGTGAGCAGGCTTTAAAAAGTGATAAGAAATTTATGTATATGACTAACTCTTCAAATTTGAAATGTGTAGAACTGTATGACAGTGATGAGCACTGGGAAACGCCAAGAGTTAAGACATGCATAAGTGTAGATAAAGACCTGGCAATAAAAATCATGGTGCATGGCAAGTCTTTACCTGACAGTCACACAATTTATAGAAGAATTGGAAGCTCATGCTATTCTATGAAGACTATTCAAAAAGTGTTTGACATTATCAGTGACTATCACATTTGTTAAGGAAACAATGATGCAGAGCTTCAGGATCTCATTCCAGTTGGATCTTTTATGGATATATCCAATGGATACAAGTATCAAGGTTACCGTGACTCTTTCTACAGCCAGTCAACGATAAGATCAAAGAGATGTGACTTGTTTGTACAAAGGAAAGGTAGTCGCTGTATTGGTTGTCAAACTTACCGTCGAACACTTCGCAAAGTTTTGAATCGAAGAAAAAGTTCTCCTAAAGTTTCTACACCCAAGAAGGATTGGACTAAATGTAAAACTTCCAACAAGAACTTAACAGAACATCAAAAATTGCATAAAATTAAACAACTGAAAGACATTACCTCCCAGTTGCAATTGGAAAATGCCCGTTTGAGACGTGAAATTGCTAACAAAATTAGAAGTGAAGGTGTCTGCTTGTCGGAAAAAGAAAGTAAAGACTTATCTGAACTGATGCAAAGTTGTGAATGGGACGTTAAAAAGAGTCACCCGGATGAATCTTCATATCAGCGTTTGTTCTGGAAAGAACAATTCAAGTATTCGCAACTAAACAACAATCGGGGCATGCGCTGGCACCCATCAATTATAAAAtggtgcatttatttaaaaagtaaaagtgCTACAACATACGACACTTTGAGGAATTCTGGTTTTGTTAAACTACCCTCCGAGCGAATTCTGTTTGACTACACAAATGCGAATGCTAAAGGAGTAGGGTTCCTTGAGGGCAACATTGACATGCTTATAGATGAAACGGAAGGTAAATATAGTTTTAATTtctaagtatttaaaatattattcccAGTGGATTTTTCCCCCAATTCACAGACCAACATAcctattataatttatttttattatttattacacaTATACTATCTTCACTACTTCTGTCTCATAGCAGTATATGAGAccatttattaataaatttgaGTATAATCAGGAATATTTTGGGtctgaataaaacaaaacactaaaaaaacaacagacatcCAAACTCTGGTGCTCATGTTCACTTACTTGTATATAAAAAGTTCTGGTTTAGTTAGTGTATAGTCCCCCAGAGTCATACAGCTAATCAAATAAATGGAACTCTAGGGAAACACTGAATAGTCTTCAATTTCGTAAATGGTTTTGTAAACAATGTACTTGAGTTAATCGTtgttaattaatcataattatttattgtattactTTCAAGCTGCACTCCTCCAGataagtaaatgaaaaaaaagaaactaaacgtaagaaaaatatgtgtcgcattttgagaaaactggacaaaatgcatgtgcgaaaagtgtcgtctcagattagcctgtgcagtccgcacaggctaatccgggatgacacttttagcCTGAACTGAACCTAAACCttaattttcgctaagaagagacatcatttaaacgaaaaatttcataaaagcggaaagtgtctgcggaccgcacaggcttatctgggacgacactttacgcacatgcactatgcccagttttctccaaACACAACACATAAtatatctgcaagttaacaaatgtGTAAATATGCACAATCTTATCAGACGTTTTACATGCCTTTTGTATAATATGACAGAATGTACTGATTTTATTACCATAGTTCTACCCCGTTACTAAAGGAGTAAGgcatattttatgacatttttactTGATATGCCGTTTTCTGGTACTTCattaacaaagaaggaaactaaTCGCTtatatctgttgttgtttttaataaaaataagtgCCTTAAGATTGTAAGATCGCGTTTTTGTATTGCCCTAAATCTGGAGGAGTGCagctttaatatacatattaatattatataaatttaactttccaaTAATTGTCTTTCAGGCTACACAGATCACCAAAGGATAGTTGGGTTGCTTCAGGATGAAGTTAAAATTAAAAGTGACCTCGTTTATGACAGACATACTGGTGAACTCATAGGATTTGTGAATCTTGGCTCAATTAATAACAATTTGAACGATCTAAAAAATGAATGTGACTGTTTAGCCAAATATGTGTTGGTTGTAATGGTACGTGGTATATCGTTAACTTTGAAATTCCCACTCGCTCATTTTGCAACTAATGGAGTAACTTCCGACCAGTTGTTCTGCATATTATGGGAAGCAGTTGAGATATGTGAAGTGGATGTTGGTCTCAAAGTGCTCTTTATCACAAGCGATGGGGCATCATCAAATAGGCGCTTTATTCGGCTTCATGTATTTTCCCATGAACCTAGAGAGATATTCTTTATCAGTGATGTACCCCACCTCATAAAAACTACAAGAAATTGCTTTTCAAATTCATATTCTCATCGAAATAGTCGCAAAATGTGGAAAGACGGTCATGATATATCATGGATGCAGATTATCAACCTGTATAAGGACCATTGTTGTGGCCTTTACAGACTTTGTCCAAAACTGACAAAAGAACACATCGATATTACTTCGTTTGGTGCGATGAAAGTTAAACTAGCGACTCAAGTCCTTTCATCTACTGTTGCCCATGCTTTAGAGCTAAATTATGATGATCGTGTGACAGAAACGGTCAAATTTATTAGACACATGGATAAATTTTTTGATTGTCTGAACACCAGGCATCTTGGTGAAGCCAGTCGGACTCGCAATGAAAATTTGAGAGAATACAGAGATGTAAATGACAGTAGATTGCTATATTTGAAACAAGAGTTTCTAGAATACTTTGAAGATTGGAAGAGAAGTGTTGAAAATAGACCGGGTACATTCACTAAGGGTCAGATAAATGGAATAATGCTCAGCTTCCACACATTAGACGGGTTTAACATCACCGTGAATTCCGTGATCAATTGtgtcaaattttgtttaaatcacGGAATGGAATTTGTTTTGACGGAAAAATTTAATCAAGACACAATCGAACAACACTTCGGAATCCATCAAGCTAGTTTGGGCAGCAATACAAATCCACGGTTGTATGACTTTAACAATTCGATGGTTAAAATCTGCACTGCAGGAAGCCAAGCAATAGAACCTTTTCGTGGAAATACGAAGCGAAGAATAGAATTGGCTCCATTAGATGACTTGCCACTTCGGAAAAgaataaaacatatgaaaaagAAGGCCAAATTAACTGCTTGCAAAACTTTTATTTGACTGTAAAGTAAAAGGAAATGCTATTGTATTGTTGTTGTGAAatcaatatatagataaaatgaCATTTGGATATACAACTTGAAATCTACATCATTACTTCCTacaatcaatttatttaatattgatgaCAGTTATATGATAATGATAGGGTTATGATTAATAGAAAAAGCATTTTGTATTAATTTCGGataaagatttttttatgtaCTATGTGTactaattaataattattacatCATGTACAGCAGCATACCCTCAGATTTATCAGTGTACAGAAGTTTAtgaacatttaaagaaaaaaattcaaaataattaacaaattcTGAAGCAAATAAAGTTTTTTCAATCTTAAATCACTTGTTAACATCACTTTTTATAGCAACCATACGATAAGTCAAAATATCATAAGATCTTGTTTGCAGTTACTCTCTACATGTATATGTCACTAGAtagaaatgaaattataataataaaatttgtaaatTCTTTCAAGGTATAGCAAAATgtctaaacaatttaatttacctaaaatatgtatgttagtaaatataattttactacatTTAGTATTTATCTCAAAAATTACATTTAAGAGTATTTACTCATCTGATGGTGTGCAGCTTGCTTTGAAAACAGTATAACTTAATTTTGATTTAACCTTtccatgctgggaaatttgtcgtctgctaaaatgttgtctgctgaatttctaaaattagcattttctttgatttgttttcaaagaatactatcagaatagcaaacagtttgtatcctgatgagacgccacattctgtggcgtctcatctgaatccaaactgtttgcaaaggcctttaaaattcggttcccgcactgaaagggttaactaatATTATTGAGAACTTGTTCTGGTATCCATaatatttgtcttacatgtttctttcggtaagacaaatatatgaCATGTGGATTTATATTGTTAA
This is a stretch of genomic DNA from Dreissena polymorpha isolate Duluth1 chromosome 7, UMN_Dpol_1.0, whole genome shotgun sequence. It encodes these proteins:
- the LOC127839989 gene encoding uncharacterized protein LOC127839989; the protein is MDISNGYKYQGYRDSFYSQSTIRSKRCDLFVQRKGSRCIGCQTYRRTLRKVLNRRKSSPKVSTPKKDWTKCKTSNKNLTEHQKLHKIKQLKDITSQLQLENARLRREIANKIRSEGVCLSEKESKDLSELMQSCEWDVKKSHPDESSYQRLFWKEQFKYSQLNNNRGMRWHPSIIKWCIYLKSKSATTYDTLRNSGFVKLPSERILFDYTNANAKGVGFLEGNIDMLIDETEGYTDHQRIVGLLQDEVKIKSDLVYDRHTGELIGFVNLGSINNNLNDLKNECDCLAKYVLVVMVRGISLTLKFPLAHFATNGVTSDQLFCILWEAVEICEVDVGLKVLFITSDGASSNRRFIRLHDIIK